One Halalkalicoccus sp. CG83 DNA segment encodes these proteins:
- a CDS encoding helix-turn-helix transcriptional regulator, with protein METEGDLTPRQQQALDLVRETKGLYQSELWKELDVSSRTGTRIATALEEKEMIEREPAVQNGHTTYLLSPRTQDLDFSLLMAGDLFVPFVGEEQVDPQSDAFTDWLLQLSRNS; from the coding sequence GTGGAGACTGAGGGCGATCTCACACCGCGTCAGCAACAGGCGCTCGATCTCGTTCGGGAAACCAAGGGCCTCTATCAAAGCGAGTTGTGGAAAGAGTTGGATGTGAGTAGCCGCACTGGGACCCGGATCGCCACTGCACTCGAAGAGAAGGAGATGATCGAACGCGAGCCAGCCGTCCAGAATGGCCATACGACGTATCTCCTCAGTCCTCGAACACAAGATCTGGATTTTTCGTTGCTCATGGCTGGTGATTTATTCGTCCCGTTTGTTGGGGAAGAGCAGGTAGATCCACAGAGTGATGCGTTCACGGATTGGCTGTTGCAACTCTCTAGAAATTCTTAG